CCGCCGCCGGTGTCTGGCCGAGCCCGGCTTGAAGCGCGCTGAAACCGAGGACGTTCTGCAGGAGCAGCGAAGTGAAGTACCACATCGCGATGGCGATCCCGCCGAACAGCAGCAGCATGGCGTTGCCGACAGCCACCCCGCGGATGCCGAACAGCCGCAACGGCGTCATCGGCCGGCCGGCGAACCGCGCCTCCACGACGGTGAAGACGACGAGCAGGAGCAGGCCCGCCACGACCGGTGCGACGACCCGCGGAGACGTCCAGCCGTGCTCGGCGCTCTGCATGACCCCGTAGATCAGCGCGGCCAGTCCCGCCGTTCCGGTGATCGCGCCGGTGAGGTCGAGCGGTTCCCGCCGGCCGGTCCGCGTGCCGGTCAGCGACAGCGCGGCCACCGCGATCAGGGCCGCGCCGATCGGCACGTTGAGCAGGAAGACCCACCGCCAGGACAGGCCCGTGGTGATGGCGCCGCCGGCGACCGCGCCGGCCATCCCGCCCACGCCACCGGCGGCGGACCAGGCGCCGAAGGCCCGGGCGCGTGCGCGCGCTTCGGTGAAGCCGGTGGTGATCACGGCCAGCGTCGCCGGGGCGAGCGCGGCGGCTCCCATCCCCTGTACGACGCGGGAGGTCACCAGGACCTCCGGCGTGGTCGCCAGCCCGGCCGCCAGGCTGGCGGCGGAGAACACGAAGAGTCCGGCGGTCAGCAGCCGGCGGTGGCCGAACACGTCGGCGGCGCGGCCGCCGAGCAGCATGAACCCGGCGAAGGTGAGCAGGTAGCCGTTCACGACCCAGGCCAGTCCGGTCGGCGTGAAGCCGAGATCCCGGCGGACCGAGGGCAGGGCGACGTTCACGATGGACGCGTCCAGGATCACCATGAACTGGCAGGCACACACCAGGGCCAGGACCAGCCAGGCGGGGCGGGCGTGCGCCGGGGGCCGCCGCGTTGCGGTGCTCGTCATGATTTCCTCCTTTCCGGGCCCGCGCTCACGCGGTCCGTGCCGGTGCGGCGGTGACGTGGTCGCTTCCCAGCAGCCGCAGCGTGATCGTGGCCAGCCGGCGGCCCTGGTACCGGGCCGCGTCCAGGGTCGCGGCGTCCGGGCCGGCCCCGGCCGGGCCGGACACCGACGACGTGCCGTAGGGATTCCCGCCGGCGGCGG
This genomic window from Amycolatopsis mongoliensis contains:
- a CDS encoding MFS transporter; protein product: MTSTATRRPPAHARPAWLVLALVCACQFMVILDASIVNVALPSVRRDLGFTPTGLAWVVNGYLLTFAGFMLLGGRAADVFGHRRLLTAGLFVFSAASLAAGLATTPEVLVTSRVVQGMGAAALAPATLAVITTGFTEARARARAFGAWSAAGGVGGMAGAVAGGAITTGLSWRWVFLLNVPIGAALIAVAALSLTGTRTGRREPLDLTGAITGTAGLAALIYGVMQSAEHGWTSPRVVAPVVAGLLLLVVFTVVEARFAGRPMTPLRLFGIRGVAVGNAMLLLFGGIAIAMWYFTSLLLQNVLGFSALQAGLGQTPAAVTFVVIARLAAALLPRTGVRPLVLAGCACFVAGFGWLAQAHAGSGYAVGVLGPTLLVAIGIGLTFPTLMAAATAGVPEADAGTVGGLATTASQVGGSIGLAVLATIAATGAAGENSLAAGYDLVFLVAAGLGLAIAAVTVLLPRHRRG